The DNA sequence CGGGTGAATTCGAGACCGCCGAACCCGGCACCGACGACCACGACATGATGTCTGGCATCGCTCATTTGATTCACCCCTGATGGGCAAGATTGCCTGCCCTAGATGTAGGTATCTTGTGCAATGCAACAATGGCAGGACAGTGCTTGAGACTCGTCGTTCCATGTCGTGAATGCACATGTTCTATCGTATCGCGAGGTATAGCGTCATCGAACATGAGATGAGGTGAGGCATGGCTAACGATCATGACAACCAGGGCCCGGCGCAATACTCTTCGCCGCCCTGCTTCATGCACGAGCTCGACCCTGCGTTCCAGGCACCACTCAGCGACTGGACCGACGTGCGGCGTTGGCGCAAAGCCGAGCGCGAAAGGCTAATCGCCGCCCGGCTTGAAGTTTCCGCCGACGCCCGAACAGCAATGTCGCAACGCATCGCCGGCGGGCTGGATGCACTTGTCGGCGAGATCGCGGGCCGCATGGTCAGCCTTTACTGGCCGTTTCGCGGCGAGCCGGATCTGCGGCCCTGGATGGCGTCCGTCAATGAGCGTGGCGGTCGCACCGCGCTGCCCATCGTTGTCGAGAAAGGGCAACCGCTGATCTTCCGCGCCTACAAACCGGGCGACCGGTTGGAAAAGGGCGTCTGGAACATCCCGATTCCGGCAGAGGGTGATCCGGTGCTGCCGGACATCGTCATCTCGCCCATTGTCGGCATTGATCCGGCAAGCTATCGCCTGGGCTATGGCGGCGGCTTCTTCGACCGTACGCTGGCCGCCATGCCGTTCAAGCCGCTGGTCATCGGTGTCGGCTACGAATTGCAGCGCATCGCCACCATTTATCCGCAGCCGCACGACATCCCGATGGATCGGATCGTGACGGAGGCGGCCACGGTATAGGGCTCTAGGCCATCTCCGGCTTCAGACCCATTGCCGTCCGGTCGACGATTTCGCGCAGGGCGAAGGACGAATTGATCTTCGTCACATGCGGCATCGCCGACAGCCATTCCTTGTGGATGCGCTCGTAGTCGACGAGATCCTTGGCCGCGATCCTCAGGATATAGTCGTACTCGCCCGACATCAGGTGGCACGACAGCACGTTGGGGCAGCGTTTGATCGCCGCCTCGAAATCCGACAGCGTCTTTTCGAACTGGCCGGAGAGCGATATGTGAACGATCGCCGTCATCTGGTGGCCAAGGGCCGCGTTGGACAGCCGGGCGTGATAGCCGCGGATGGTTCCGGACTTCTCCAAATTGTCGAGCCGCCGCGAGCAGGCCGACTGCGACAGGCCAACCTTCTCGGCAAGGGCCGCGTTCGGCATCCGCCCGTCCTTCTGCAAAGTCTCAAGAATGGCGATATCAATCCTGTCGAGCGGCATTTTTCGTGATTCCTGCGAAAATCCGTTTATTTTTTGCAACGAATATCGAAACCGGCCTGTTCGCGCAAGCGCATTCGCAAACACCTGCACGCCGATTCATGGTTCACTCCAGCACTACAGGGAGTGAGCCCAAAAGGGCCCGGATCAGGAGAAGAAAATGCGCATCGGCTGCCCCAAGGAAATCAAGAACCACGAATACCGTGTCGGCCTGACGCCGGGCTCGGTACGCGAATATGTCGCCCATGGCCATGAAGTGCTGGTCGAGACCGGCGCGGGCGCCGGCATCGGCGCCGATGACAACGCCTACCGCGCCGCCGGCGCCATCATCGCCAAGACGGCCGCCGACGTGTTCGCCAAGTCGGACATGATCGTCAAGGTCAAGGAGCCGCAGCCCAATGAATGGGCACAGCTGCGCGAAGGCCAGATCCTGTACACTTATCTCCATTTGGCTCCGGATCCGGAGCAGACCAAGGGCCTGCTCGCCTCGGGCGTGACGGCGATCGCCTACGAAACCGTGACCGACGATCGTGGCGGCCTGCCGCTGCTGGCCCCGATGTCGGAAGTCGCCGGCCGCTTGTCGATCCAGGCCGGCGCCACGGCGCTGCAGAAGGCCAATGGCGGCCGCGGCGTGCTGCTCGGCGGCGTACCCGGCGTGCTGCCGGGCAAGGTCACCGTGCTTGGCGGCGGCGTCGTTGGCCTGCACGCGGCCCGTATGGCCGCCGGCCTTGGCGCCGATGTCACTATCATCGACCGCTCGATCCCGCGCCTGCGCCAGCTTGACGACCTCTTCGCCGGCCGGGTCCACACCCGTTACTCGACCGTCGAGGCGCTCGAGGAAGAATGCTTCTCGGCCGACATCGTCGTCGGCGCCGTGCTCATCCCGGGCGCCGCCGCACCGAAGCTCGTCAGCCGCGAAATGCTGTCCGGCATGAAGAAGGGCTCGGTACTGGTCGATGTCGCCATCGACCAGGGCGGCTGCTTCGAGACCTCGCACGCCACCACCCATGCCGAGCCCACCTACGAGGTCGACGGCGTGATCCACTACTGCGTTGCCAATATGCCAGGTGCCGTGCCGGTCACCTCGGCCCACGCGCTCAACAACGCGACGCTGCACTATGGTCTGCAACTCGCGGACAAGGGCCTGAAGGCTCTGGTCGATGACCATCACCTGCGCAACGGCCTCAATGTCCACAAGGGCAAGATCACCAACCGCGCGGTCGCCGAAGCGCTCGGCTACGAACTGGTCGAGCCGAAAGCAGTGCTGGCGGCTTAATATACCCGGAAAAAGTCAACTCACACTCTTGCCCGCCGGTTCACTCCGGCGGGCTTTTTGCTTTGGGCAATGATGCGCCAAACCCGCTTCCCAGAGGACCATCGAAGCGTGTGCCGTAAGGGCACTTTACCCCCTATTGTTGCATTTTTGTCATACCCTTCTTGGCCGACTCCCTGCTAGGAACATCTTGGGCTTATTGATTAGGGGTACGGGCTATGTTTCTTCGCGTTTCAGCGAAATCTATTCTTCTTAGTGCAGTATCGGCGGTGGCAATTATGTCGGTCGCGCATGCCGCTGATGTTGTGCAACCGGTCGAGGCATCCGGTTTTAACTGGAGTGGCGTTTATGTTGGCTTCGGTATCGGCGCCGGAGCCAACTCGCACAAGCTCAGCAGCGATTTCATCCCCGGTCTGTCTTTGGATGGCATCGGCGGTGAAGGGGTCTACGGCGAACTTACCGCTGGTTACGACTATATGGTGTCGCCCCGCTTCGTTCTGGGTGGGCTTGTCGATGTCCATGTTGGCAACATTGAAACGTCGCTGGATGTCGGCCCTTTCGACGCGTCTATTCAGGAGACATACGGCTTCGATGCCGGTTTGCGTGCTGGTTACCTGATCACGCCGACTACGCTGGGCTACGTCATGGGCGGCTATTCCTGGCAGAAGTACAAGCTCGATACCAATGCCGGTTTCGGCTTCGATTGGGACCAGAGCGGATATTTCGTCGGGGGTGGTCTCGAAACCGCGATCAACAGCAACTGGACGATCAAAACAGAATACCGCTACACCCGCTTCGGCACCAAGGACGATCTCCTTTCCGAAGCTGGCATTCCTTCGCCGGACGGCGCACTCAATCTCGACACGTCGCGTCACACATTCCAGGTTGCCGCCAGCTATCGCTTCGGTGCGCAGAACGGAGCCGCCGCTTCGTTTGAAACACCCGCCTACAACTGGACCGGCTTCTATATCGGTGGTGGCTTGGGCGCCGGCGCATCGGTGCACCAACTCGAAATCCCGCCGCTTCTCGGTGCCAAGTTCAACGGCCTTGGTGGTGAAGGCGTGCTTGGCGAGTTGAACGTCGGCTATGATCATGACTTCGGCAGCTGGGTTGCGGGTGTCATGGTCGATGCTCGTTATTCGGGCATGACCAGCCAGCTCGACATCCCAGGCGGCTCGATCAATCTGGATACGGACTACGGCTTCGATGTGCTGGGCCGCGTCGGCATGAAGATGAACGAATCGACCCTTGCCTATGCACTGGCTGGCTATAGCTGGCAGCATTTCGATCTGAACGCTTCCGATCCGGTCGGTGATATCATCGACTGGGGTTCCAGCGGCTTCTCAGTCGGTGGTGGCCTGGAAACGGCAGTGTCAAGCAACGTCACGCTCGGTCTGGAATACCGCTATTCGCAGTTTGCCAAGAAGGATTTCTCGTCGGATCTCGGCCTCCCCGACGACTCCATCACTTCCAAGGCTTCCTTCCATACCGTGCGTATCGGCGCGAAGTACAAGTTCAACTAAGCCCCCTCCAGGCAAACAGTCGAAGCCCGTCGGCCATGCCGGCGGGCTTTTTTGCGGCGAAAGACGTTAGGGCCGAACGCGGGCAACAAAAAAGCGGAGCCAAAGCCCCGCTTCCTCGATATCGAGATTGCCGCCGGTTCATCCGCGGTCGGCCAATCGATCGACACTGGCTTTCTAGCGCGTCTATGCGACAGCAGTGCGACAGAGACTTTCTGCCGCCAATCCCTTGATCTTATGCGCGCTCGATGCGGCACTGATAGCAATTGTTGCGCGCCGAGCGGACATGCACATAGGCAATGTCCTCACGCTCCAACAAAGTCTCGGCTCGTGCGGCAATTGCTCCGGTCGGGATAATGCCACCGCTGCCGTAGACGAAGCGATCATCGCCGCCATAGCCGCGCACGATATAGTCCGGGCTGTCGAGGATCTCCGGCGGCTCCCTTGTCCCGACGGCACGCTCGCATTCCTGGGCATGCAGGAAGATCGGCCCGGTTTCTGCATAGGGCTGAGGGTCTGGAAATGGCCGGTAGGCGAGGATGAGATAGACATCGCCGGCGGCGATATTCCTGAGACAATGACGGCAAGGCATCCCGTCGCCGTCAGAGATTTTCCGCTCGGGCGTACGGCCATAGGCATCGGGGCCGCCGCGCTGCAGCGCCCTGACATTTTCGGTCGGCAGAGCTGTGAATTGGATGGTCATCGTAAGATCTCCGGAACTGGCGACCGGAAACTATGCGCTCGCCGCCGTGCTTCCCACCCGATTCCCGCCAAGCGTGCATGAGCCGATCCGATGTCGGATCCTCCCTTCGAGCTCCGGGAGGGCACGAAGTCGTTAATCGGCTAATCAGTTCGACAATCCCTTGATGAATCATCGAAGCGGCGGCAGATTCCGGCTGAACTTACGGCCGCATGACGCTGGCCGAGCGCTCGGCGAAAGGCAGGGGATGCACGACTTCCTTCTTCTGCGCCACCGGCTTGAAACCGAGCTTCTGGTAGAGCGGTAGCGCGGCCGGGTGGTCGAGCGTGCAGGTCTGCACCGTCACCCTTTTCGGCCCATACGACCATGCTGCGGCAATCGCCGAACCAAGGAACCAGCGACCGATGCCTTGACCGGTGGCATGTTCCATCATGCCGAAATAGGCGAGTTCGACTTCCTCGGGCAGATGCGGCTTGAGATCGAAGAAGCCGGCCGGCGCACCGTCGAGATAGAGCACCCTGATGTCGCGATCCTCGCGGTGGATTCCGGCTGACAGCTCATCGTCATTCAGCCTCAGAACATTCACCCAGTGCCATTTGCGTCCCACCCGGTCCATCAGGTAGCGATAGAAATGCAAGGGAATGTCCCTGGTCTTCAGAAGTGCGACCTGACGGTTGTAGGGTACCGGCGGCGAGACGGGCGGTGGGGCATGCATTTCGAGAAAAGTCACCGTGACCTCAATGTCCTGCAGCACGCCGTTTTCCATCAATTCATTCCTTGCCGGTCGTTGCTGGGCCGGTCGTTGTAGGGCCGGTGGTCGCTGGGCCGGTCACGACTGGTGTATTGGGCAATCCGCCCCACTCGGTCCATGAGCCGTCATAAAGCCTGTTGTCGGTATGGCCAAGCGTCTCCAGCGCCAGCGTGACCACCGCGGCGGTGACGCCGGAGCCGCAGGATGTGACCACGGGTTTGGATAGGTCGATACCGGCGTCCTCTATCACCTTGCGCAAACGGTCCTTCGGCAGCAGCCTGCCGTTTTCCGACAGTGCGGAGTACGGCACATTGCGCGCGCCCGGCATGTGGCCGGAGCGGATGCCAGCGCGGGGCTCGGGTTCGCTGCCGGTGAAGCGGCCCGGCCCACGGGCATCGGCGATCTGTGCTGTCTTTGTATCGACAATCCGGCGCATATCGGCCAGACCGACGACGCGACCGGCGTCGAAATCGGCATGAAAGACGCTTGGCGCGATCTTCGTCGGCTCGGCCGTTACCGGCCGGCCGGTCGCCTTCCAGCCATCAAAGCCGCCGTCCAGAATATAGGTCTGGAAGACACCCATGATCCGGAACATCCACCATGCCCGCGGTGCGGAGAAAAAGCCCGGGCCATCATAGACGACGATGGTATCATCGGCCGAAACGCCCATCGCGCCGACATATTGGGCGAAATGCTGCGGGGATGGCAGTGTATGCGGCAAGGCAGCGTCAGGATCCGAAACCGCGTCCTGGTCCAGGAAACGGGCGCCAGGAATGTGAGCCGCATCATACTCGGCGCGCGCGTCGCGCCTTTGTGCAGGCAGATACCAGGAGGCGTCAATGATCGTCAGGCCCGGCTGGCCGAGGCGTTCCTGCAGCCAGTCCGCATCGACGGTAAAAGGACTGTCTTCGGCCATTCTTTTCTCCTGCCGCCTTTTGATGGTGTCTGTCTGTTCAGTTCGCCGGCATCGGGCCGAAGCGGATGCGGAAGCGCCTGTTCTCCCGGCCCTTCTTTTCGATCTTGCCGATGTGGATTTCGCCGATTTCGCCGGTGCTCCTCACATGGGTGCCGCCGCAGGGCTGGCTGTCCACCGAGGCATTGTCACCGATGCAGACCAGACGGATCTTGCCGGTGCCAACAGGCGGTCGGACGTTCTTGGACTTCACCAAGCCAGGATTCGCGGCCAATTCCTCGTCGCTGATCAGCCTGGTGAAGATGGGATGATCGGCCCGCACCAGATCCATCATGCCGGCGGTCACCTCTTCCTTGATGAAGCTGGCGTCTGGAATGTCAAAATCGACACGGCTGTCGTCCTCGGAAACCGCCGCCCCGGTGATCGGGAACGGGCAGACAACGGTGAGCAGGTGGCAAGCCGCGTGCATGCGCATCAGCAGATGCCGGCGCTCCCAGTCGATGGCGAGCTTCACCGTCTCGCCCACCTCCGGCAAGGCCTGCTCCGGTGACGGCACATGGATGATCTCGTCCTTGGTCTCGCCAGTGATCGTGGCGGCAATTGCGACGCGGCTGCCGTCGGCACGCTCCAACGTGCCGCTATCGCCCGGCTGGCCGCCGGAAGTGGCATAGAAGATCGTCCGGTCGAGGATGATGCCGCCGCGCTCATTGATGGCGACGACCGTGGCATCCGCCGTGCGGAGATAGGCGTCGTCGCGAAACAGCGCTTCGGTCCGGTGCGCCATCACGTGACCTTCTCGAAGGGCACTGAAATCTTGCTCTGCAATTCCATCCAGCCTGGTACCGGCAGTTGCTTTTCGCGCAGGAATTCGGGGTTGAATAGCTTCGACTGGTAGCGCGTCCCGTAGTCGCAAAGGATCGTCACGATGGTGTGGCCCGGACCCAATTCCGCAGCCAGCCGCACCGCGCCGGCGATGTTGATGCCGGTCGAGCCGCCGACGCACAGGCCTTCCTCCTGGATCAGGTCAAAGACGATCGGCAGCGCGTCCTCATCCCTGATCTGGTAGGAGAAGTCAGGCGTGAAGCCTTCGAGGTTGGCGGTGATGCGCCCCTGCCCGATGCCTTCGGTAATCGAACTGCCTTCTGACTTCAGCTCGCCGCTGGTGTAGAAACTGTAGAGCGCGGCGCCGAGAGGGTCGGCGAGCGCGATCTTGACGTTCTTGCTCTTGGCCTTCAATCCGAGCCCGACACCGGCCAGCGTTCCGCCCGACCCCACCGCCGAGACAAAACCGTCGACCTTGCCGCCGGTCTGGGCCCAGATTTCCTCGGCCGTGGTGCGGATATGGCCATCGCGGTTGGCGACATTGTCGAACTGGTTGGCCCAGATCGCGCCGTTCGGTTCGCTCCTGGCCATCTGCTCCGCCAGCCGTCCCGACAGTTTCACGTAGTTGTTGGGATTCCTGTAAGGCACGGCCGGCACTTCGATCAGCTCGGCGCCCAGCAGCCTGATTGTGTCCTTCTTTTCCTGGCTCTGCGTATCCGGAATGACGATGACAGTGCGATAGCCCAGCGCCTTGGCGACGAGCGTCAGCCCAATGCCGGTGTTGCCGGCGGTTCCCTCGACGATGACACCGCCCGGCAGCAACAGGCCGCGTTGTTCGGCATCACGGATGATGAACAGGCCGGCGCGATCCTTAACCGACTGCCCCGGATTCATGAACTCGGCCTTGCCCAGGATCTCGCAGCCGGTTTCTTCGGAAGCCTTGTTGAGGCGGATCAGGGGCGTGTTGCCGATCGCGTCGATCACTGAACGGGGCATTCGGGATTCCTTGTATGCGTGCGCCGAAACCCTAGAAACCCAACGCTTCGGTTTCAAGGCAAGAATTCGTCTGGTCCAGTCGCATTTCCGGCGCTGCGGTGTATGGATGTCGCTGGGGACCGGTGGACACCGGACAGTTCATTTGCACCCGGCGTCGAGAAGCACTCTTTTCATTCGATTTCTCCACCGCTAGAGCAAGACATCAACAACTCGGCAGGCGCAGCATGACACTCTATCGGGCCGATCCGAACCACGGCGTAGCCTGGGTCACCGGCGGCAGCAGCGGCATTGGCCGCTCGCTGGCCAGGGATCTGGCGTCACAAGGCTATGCGGTGGCGGTGACAGCGCTGGACGACGATCCGATCGACACGCTCATCGTCGAGACCGCGCAGATGCCGGGCAAGGTCGTGTCCTTTCCCTGCGACGTCACCGACGAGCCGCGCATGGCAAGAACGGTGGCGGCGATCGAGAACGGCCTCGGGCCGATCGTGCTCGCTATCTTCAATGCCGGAAATTACATCTCGACACCCGGAGAGTCCCTCGTCGTCAAGGATTTCCGCCGCTCCTTCGAAGTCAACTATTTCGGCATCATCAATGGGCTGGTGCCTGTCGTCGAGCATATGCGGGTGCGCGCGCGTGGGCATGTCGTTCTGGTCGGCTCGGTGACCGCCTATTTCGGCTGGCCGACCACGGCGGCCTATGGCGGTACCAAGGCGGCTATCAACATTCTGGCCGAGTCGCTGAAATATGATTTCGACAAGATGAACATCCGCGTCCAGGTGATTAACCCCGGTTTTGTCGACACGCCATTGACCGAAAAGAACATGCTGCCGATGCCTGGCCTGATGCCGGTCGGCCGCGCGACGCGCCGCATGGTGCGGGGAATCAAATCCGGCGGCTTCGAAGTGACGTTCCCGTACAGAACGAGCTGGCCGTTGAAAATTCTCGGCATGCTGCCAAGGCCGCTATGCCGATGGGTGATCGGCCTGACGACCAGCTGGAAAGCGCGCCCGCTGCATTATGAGCGCAAACCGCCCAACAAATAATGCCCACAGGATTGGTGGCTTGGCCGCCTGAACGGCCGTTGCCTGTTCATGGCCACCACCATAGTTTGAATGTTGTTGTGTGGAGTCTGCGATGGGGCGACGGATCGTGCTTGCTGTGCTGGGCCTGATCGCCGTCCTTGCACTGACCTTCCTACTGGGTGCACGCGTACCCGTCGACACCACGATCCATTTCGATCCTTCCGCCATCGGCGACGACCCACAGGCCTATGTGGCAAAAGTGGAGGCTGCCGTACCTGGTATCCGCGACGGGCTGGAGAAGGAGATCGTCTGGGCCAACCCAATGGTGCACGCAAAGACACCGCTGTCGATCGTCTACATCCACGGCTTTTCCGCATCGAAGGGCGAGATCCGACCCTTGCCCGACGACGTGGCCGACCAGCTCGACGCCAACCTGTTCTACACCCGCCTCACCGGCCACGGGCAGGACGGCGCGGCGATGACGCAAGGCAGCGTCAACGCCTGGATCAACGACTATGAGGAGGCGCTCGCCATCGGCCGGGCAATCGGCGACAAGGTGATCGTCATCTCAACGTCGACCGGCGGCGCGCTGGCGGCCTGGGCAGCGACGCAGCCCGGGGCATCCGAGGGTGTGGCGGCCATTGCATTCATCTCGCCCAATTTCGGCGTGAAAGCATCCGGCGCCGAGATCCTGACCATGCCCTGGGGCAAGCAGATCGCCGAACTCGTCGCCGGCAAGGAACGCAGCTTCGCGCCGCGCAACGCGCTGCATGAGAAATTCTGGACCACCAGATATCCGATCGCCGCGACGATGCCGATGCAGGCGCTGACCGACCTTGCCTATGGCGCGCCGGTGGAGAAGGCGACCATTCCCGCCCTGTTCATCTTCTCGGATATAGACAAGGTCGTGCGACCCGACCGCACGCGTGAGATCGCCGCGCGCTGGGGTGCCGCGCATGAGCTGGTGCCCATCGAAAGCACTGGCGATCCAGACAACCATGTCATTGCCGGCGACGCGCTATCGCCATCCACCACCGCATTCCTGGCGCAACGGATTGCCGTCTGGATCGAAGCGGTGGCGAAGTGAGGTTCGAAGACAAAACGGCGGCTGAAGCAATGTTCAGCCGCCGTTTCATTCGTAGTCGGCACCAGGCAACCGTTAGGAACTGGCCGGTTGCCGCGAGGTTTCGTTAGGCAGCCCGTGCGGCCGGACGCTTGCCGCCGAAGCGGCGCTTGTTGTTGCCCTTGAAGGGTTTTGCACCTTCCGGCTTGCGCTCACCGGCAAAGGCCGGCTTGTCGCCGAAACGCTTCTTGCCGAAGCCGTTGTTCGGCTTCTTCTCGCCGCCCGGCCGCCTGCCGTCGCGACGGCCATTGCGGTCGCGATCGTTGGCAGGTTCGAAGCGCTCGTTCTTTTCCGCAGGATTGCGTGCGGGATCGGGGCTGCCGAGATGGTCGGCAACGATTGGCAGCTTCGTGCGGATGATGCGCTCGACCTGACGCAGCTTGCTGTTCTCCGAAGGATCGCAGAGCGTGATCGCGATGCCATCCATACCGTTGCGGCCGGTGCGGCCGATACGGTGGACATAGCTTTCGGCTTCGTCCGGCAGGTCGAAATTCACGACATGGCTGATGCCGGGCACGTCGATGCCGCGCGCGGCGATGTCGGTCGCGACCAGAATGCGCACCGATCCATCACGGAAATCATTCAGTGCCTTCTGACGGGCATTCTGCGACTTGTTGCCATGAATGACGGCGGCCTTGAAGCCGTCGCGTTCCAGGTCCTTGGTCACCCGGTCCGCGCCATGCTTGGTGCGCGAGAAGATGATGACGGACTTCATCGCTTCGTCGGCGAGCATCGTCGACAGCACCTGGCGCTTCTGCTTGGTGCGGGCGAAGACGACGCCCTGGACGATCTCTGCCGCCGCGGTGCTTTGCGGCGAGACCTCGATGCGGACCGGGTTCTTCAGGAGGCCCTTGGCGAGTTCGGCGATCTCGTCCGGCATGGTGGCCGAGAACAGCGCCGTCTGACGATCGGGCGCGGTCGCCTTGGCGATGCGCTTGACGTCGTTGATGAAGCCCATGTCGAGCATGCGGTCGCCCTCGTCCAGCACCAGCCATTT is a window from the Mesorhizobium australicum WSM2073 genome containing:
- a CDS encoding 5-formyltetrahydrofolate cyclo-ligase, which translates into the protein MANDHDNQGPAQYSSPPCFMHELDPAFQAPLSDWTDVRRWRKAERERLIAARLEVSADARTAMSQRIAGGLDALVGEIAGRMVSLYWPFRGEPDLRPWMASVNERGGRTALPIVVEKGQPLIFRAYKPGDRLEKGVWNIPIPAEGDPVLPDIVISPIVGIDPASYRLGYGGGFFDRTLAAMPFKPLVIGVGYELQRIATIYPQPHDIPMDRIVTEAATV
- a CDS encoding Lrp/AsnC family transcriptional regulator, with product MPLDRIDIAILETLQKDGRMPNAALAEKVGLSQSACSRRLDNLEKSGTIRGYHARLSNAALGHQMTAIVHISLSGQFEKTLSDFEAAIKRCPNVLSCHLMSGEYDYILRIAAKDLVDYERIHKEWLSAMPHVTKINSSFALREIVDRTAMGLKPEMA
- the ald gene encoding alanine dehydrogenase, with the protein product MRIGCPKEIKNHEYRVGLTPGSVREYVAHGHEVLVETGAGAGIGADDNAYRAAGAIIAKTAADVFAKSDMIVKVKEPQPNEWAQLREGQILYTYLHLAPDPEQTKGLLASGVTAIAYETVTDDRGGLPLLAPMSEVAGRLSIQAGATALQKANGGRGVLLGGVPGVLPGKVTVLGGGVVGLHAARMAAGLGADVTIIDRSIPRLRQLDDLFAGRVHTRYSTVEALEEECFSADIVVGAVLIPGAAAPKLVSREMLSGMKKGSVLVDVAIDQGGCFETSHATTHAEPTYEVDGVIHYCVANMPGAVPVTSAHALNNATLHYGLQLADKGLKALVDDHHLRNGLNVHKGKITNRAVAEALGYELVEPKAVLAA
- a CDS encoding outer membrane protein — protein: MFLRVSAKSILLSAVSAVAIMSVAHAADVVQPVEASGFNWSGVYVGFGIGAGANSHKLSSDFIPGLSLDGIGGEGVYGELTAGYDYMVSPRFVLGGLVDVHVGNIETSLDVGPFDASIQETYGFDAGLRAGYLITPTTLGYVMGGYSWQKYKLDTNAGFGFDWDQSGYFVGGGLETAINSNWTIKTEYRYTRFGTKDDLLSEAGIPSPDGALNLDTSRHTFQVAASYRFGAQNGAAASFETPAYNWTGFYIGGGLGAGASVHQLEIPPLLGAKFNGLGGEGVLGELNVGYDHDFGSWVAGVMVDARYSGMTSQLDIPGGSINLDTDYGFDVLGRVGMKMNESTLAYALAGYSWQHFDLNASDPVGDIIDWGSSGFSVGGGLETAVSSNVTLGLEYRYSQFAKKDFSSDLGLPDDSITSKASFHTVRIGAKYKFN
- a CDS encoding DUF1203 domain-containing protein yields the protein MTIQFTALPTENVRALQRGGPDAYGRTPERKISDGDGMPCRHCLRNIAAGDVYLILAYRPFPDPQPYAETGPIFLHAQECERAVGTREPPEILDSPDYIVRGYGGDDRFVYGSGGIIPTGAIAARAETLLEREDIAYVHVRSARNNCYQCRIERA
- a CDS encoding GNAT family N-acetyltransferase — protein: MENGVLQDIEVTVTFLEMHAPPPVSPPVPYNRQVALLKTRDIPLHFYRYLMDRVGRKWHWVNVLRLNDDELSAGIHREDRDIRVLYLDGAPAGFFDLKPHLPEEVELAYFGMMEHATGQGIGRWFLGSAIAAAWSYGPKRVTVQTCTLDHPAALPLYQKLGFKPVAQKKEVVHPLPFAERSASVMRP
- the sseA gene encoding 3-mercaptopyruvate sulfurtransferase, producing MAEDSPFTVDADWLQERLGQPGLTIIDASWYLPAQRRDARAEYDAAHIPGARFLDQDAVSDPDAALPHTLPSPQHFAQYVGAMGVSADDTIVVYDGPGFFSAPRAWWMFRIMGVFQTYILDGGFDGWKATGRPVTAEPTKIAPSVFHADFDAGRVVGLADMRRIVDTKTAQIADARGPGRFTGSEPEPRAGIRSGHMPGARNVPYSALSENGRLLPKDRLRKVIEDAGIDLSKPVVTSCGSGVTAAVVTLALETLGHTDNRLYDGSWTEWGGLPNTPVVTGPATTGPTTTGPATTGKE
- a CDS encoding alanyl-tRNA editing protein; protein product: MAHRTEALFRDDAYLRTADATVVAINERGGIILDRTIFYATSGGQPGDSGTLERADGSRVAIAATITGETKDEIIHVPSPEQALPEVGETVKLAIDWERRHLLMRMHAACHLLTVVCPFPITGAAVSEDDSRVDFDIPDASFIKEEVTAGMMDLVRADHPIFTRLISDEELAANPGLVKSKNVRPPVGTGKIRLVCIGDNASVDSQPCGGTHVRSTGEIGEIHIGKIEKKGRENRRFRIRFGPMPAN
- a CDS encoding cysteine synthase A, whose protein sequence is MPRSVIDAIGNTPLIRLNKASEETGCEILGKAEFMNPGQSVKDRAGLFIIRDAEQRGLLLPGGVIVEGTAGNTGIGLTLVAKALGYRTVIVIPDTQSQEKKDTIRLLGAELIEVPAVPYRNPNNYVKLSGRLAEQMARSEPNGAIWANQFDNVANRDGHIRTTAEEIWAQTGGKVDGFVSAVGSGGTLAGVGLGLKAKSKNVKIALADPLGAALYSFYTSGELKSEGSSITEGIGQGRITANLEGFTPDFSYQIRDEDALPIVFDLIQEEGLCVGGSTGINIAGAVRLAAELGPGHTIVTILCDYGTRYQSKLFNPEFLREKQLPVPGWMELQSKISVPFEKVT
- a CDS encoding SDR family oxidoreductase, translated to MTLYRADPNHGVAWVTGGSSGIGRSLARDLASQGYAVAVTALDDDPIDTLIVETAQMPGKVVSFPCDVTDEPRMARTVAAIENGLGPIVLAIFNAGNYISTPGESLVVKDFRRSFEVNYFGIINGLVPVVEHMRVRARGHVVLVGSVTAYFGWPTTAAYGGTKAAINILAESLKYDFDKMNIRVQVINPGFVDTPLTEKNMLPMPGLMPVGRATRRMVRGIKSGGFEVTFPYRTSWPLKILGMLPRPLCRWVIGLTTSWKARPLHYERKPPNK
- a CDS encoding alpha/beta hydrolase, with amino-acid sequence MGRRIVLAVLGLIAVLALTFLLGARVPVDTTIHFDPSAIGDDPQAYVAKVEAAVPGIRDGLEKEIVWANPMVHAKTPLSIVYIHGFSASKGEIRPLPDDVADQLDANLFYTRLTGHGQDGAAMTQGSVNAWINDYEEALAIGRAIGDKVIVISTSTGGALAAWAATQPGASEGVAAIAFISPNFGVKASGAEILTMPWGKQIAELVAGKERSFAPRNALHEKFWTTRYPIAATMPMQALTDLAYGAPVEKATIPALFIFSDIDKVVRPDRTREIAARWGAAHELVPIESTGDPDNHVIAGDALSPSTTAFLAQRIAVWIEAVAK
- a CDS encoding DEAD/DEAH box helicase — translated: MTNENTLPGNDTAELSGFAALGITGALLKATHNAGFAEPKPIQMQAIPPQLEGRDIFGIAQTGSGKTAAFALPILSKIIALGTKRRAKTTRALILAPTRELAVQIEDTIKILAKGAHVSTALVLGGVSRFSQVKKVAPGVDILIATPGRLTDLVREGDLILSDTKWLVLDEGDRMLDMGFINDVKRIAKATAPDRQTALFSATMPDEIAELAKGLLKNPVRIEVSPQSTAAAEIVQGVVFARTKQKRQVLSTMLADEAMKSVIIFSRTKHGADRVTKDLERDGFKAAVIHGNKSQNARQKALNDFRDGSVRILVATDIAARGIDVPGISHVVNFDLPDEAESYVHRIGRTGRNGMDGIAITLCDPSENSKLRQVERIIRTKLPIVADHLGSPDPARNPAEKNERFEPANDRDRNGRRDGRRPGGEKKPNNGFGKKRFGDKPAFAGERKPEGAKPFKGNNKRRFGGKRPAARAA